Below is a window of 'Nostoc azollae' 0708 DNA.
CTAAAGTCTGTTAAACCGGACTATATGTTTATTTTTAATCGTTATTAGACAACTTTTGTTATTAGACGCAAAATGCATTCTTACTCGGTCTATATAAGGATGAAATAATGTTTTATAAATAAAGTAACTCACTTTTTGGTAAGGATGTATTTGATAATTTGATTGTAAATTTGAGCAGTAAGTTGATTATTGTCATCGCCCATTAAACTTAAAAAATTTCAATCATTAGCAATCAGATCCATTGACAAATTACAGGATCAGAAATTGCTGGTGGCGTTGCTGTAACTAATGGAGTACCTAACCGCTGACATCAAGCCTGAAATCTATTGCTACTATTGCCTACAGTACTCATTTCTATTAATTGTGCTTGTTTATCACCCAGTCTTTCAGTGATAGTTGATGTAGTTTGTTTAATTGCTAAATCTGTATTAATTCTTACGGATTTAGTAAAATCTAAATCTGTTCTATAAACTCTGATTGCTAAAGGATAACCATCATTTACTTCGTTAGCTTGAACAATTCGACCAGCTGGAATGTAAAATTGATTATTGACACAAGTTTTAGCACTAGAAATACCAGTTTCTAAATAGCAATACATACCAGTTGCTGATAAAGGTGCTGGAATTTCTGTAGCATTTATTAAATAGTCATCAGGACTATTAGAAATATTTCTAGGTGAAGTAGTAGTAGCAACAGCGCGTTGAGATATTATATCTGGTTTTGTAGTTAAACCAACTCTCACACTATCAATAAATGTTCTAGCTCCTGGGGATGCAATTTACACTCGTCTAGCTTGAGTTCTAATGGGTGTTGACATCACTAATACTGGTGCGATGGCAGCTAATAATAGATAGAAAATAATCATTCCTACCAGTGATTTAAGAATTGAGAAACCAGTATCATTTAGAGATATGATTTTTTGCTGTTTTTTTAGTTTCATCATTTACTTGTGATTAGCAAATAGCCGGACTTTGGTCTTTATCAAGAGCATCATTATTTCTTGTTATTTCTGCACATAATAAACGTTCTACCTATTTATCATCTGGTCCAACTTCTCGAAAATACTCATCTGGTAGTTCAGCAGGTATTTCTAGTAATTTTTGGGAGAATACGTCAAATAATTGAGATAAAAGCCCTACATCATAACTCCATTGTTTTGCTGGAGGAAGGAGACCTGAAGACATACCATTGTTAAGGCTAATTTTATATTGAAAATCGCTGGTTTGATTGATTATAGATGTGGCATAACTCGCGGTTGAATAGACACTTTTTATCATTTGCATAAAACCACCAATAATTTTAACTGCAATAGGACTACTGCTAGGACTCCAGTTTTCCATGAAGCGGATAAAGTTTTCTAAACCCCCCTTATATTCGGTGGGACGACTGGGATTATCTCCCGCAGCTATGACCAAGTTAAAAGTGGTTTCTGTAGCTATTCTTAACCAATTATCGTAGTTTTCAGGGCTAATATTAAGTGCATTATAGTGCATTATTTGGATCACTAGGTGTAGCAAATGGTTGGTTAATTTGTAAAACTGGTTGCCAAATTCCATTATTGTCAGGTATTAACCAAGGCATGAGAAAAGAGTTGCCATGTTGATCTTCTGCTAGTCTGGGTAATGTTGTTTATGATACTGTAAATGCTTGCAATTTACTGTCATTATCTACGCCGTAAACGGAAATGGGAGTTGTTAATTCACTAGTTATAATATCTTTTTTAAAAGCTATTCTTATTGGGTGTGTGGATTAAAGTCGCGTTTAATATAAGCAGGTAAATTGGTAGCGAGAATTAAACCTTTTTCTTTTTCTCTGAAGGTATTACTTGTACCACGAAATATTTTTGTGGGACTGTCGCTACTGATAATCATAATTCCGTTAGGACGACGGGTAGAATCGAGTTTAAAGTCTACTAGACTTTCTAATTTTGCTGCTTCTGTAATACCTGCACTAGCATCAGGTAGGGTAGCATCAATGGCAGATTTTTCTGCAAGAGTGCGTTGTGTTTTTCCTAATGAATTTCTCAGTCATCCATTTACCCAGCGTCCATTACGATACTGCAAATCTTTTTATAATTTAGTAAATTTGTATAATCACTTACGGTTTTGGTGGGTGGTGCATAGATTATACCGTTAATGTCTTTCTCTATCCCCAGAGCATTAGGTAATGTATCAATATTTTTCACTGTGGTATTGCTAGTGGGTATATAAAAGCTACTAATACAAGCTATAGGTGAGGCATTATTTTGATTGTAATTAGCCGATTTGTAATTATAAATAACTCCACATCTTTAAATAAGGGCTAATTATATCACTTTCAAGCAGCTTGGGCAAATGAAATTGTAGCGATGGATCATACATCAAATATGATTGTATAGTTTGTGCTGGTGCTGGGGCTTGAGGTACTGACAAGATATCCGACCAAATTTGTACAAATGCATCAGTAAGGTCTGTAGTTGCAGCATTTGCATTTCTGGGTAAATAAATACCTGCACCTGTAACTACTCTTAAGCCACCAATGGGTGTTTGTAGATTTTCTGGTATTTGCGCTGCTGCATATTCCCAGTCTCCATCTTTATCTGTTGCTGCTAAATCTGCTAGTGTTTGTATGGTGGAACGACGGGTTTTTGTTCCGGTTCCCAAATCCCAATTCATGGCTGTAATATTTTGGCTATCATCCAAATTTGCACCGACAAACCGATTTTTATTACTATCCCACCATAGTTCACGTAAGTTGTTACCAACGATAGCGCCAGCGCCTAAAGATTATTCTACACCAACTAATTCTTTTTGTAGTTTATTAATTAGTGGTATTTGTACACGGTCTTGCTGATTTCCTAACGCAGAAAAACCTTTTGATCCTTTGTAGATTTCATACTTAGTATAAATATCAGTAGGAATAGTATTTATTGTAGTGATAGGAACTATAGCAGTGTAGACAGAAAAAGGATTTTTTCAATTTGCTGCCAATTTGAAACCAACCATTAATATCTACTAGACTGGCATTTATATCAAAAATATTTTTACAAGCTGCACTGAATCTACCAGAATTCATGGGTGGAGTTCTAGCACGAGTGTATCTATTACTATTTACCGGAGGATTTCTAAAGTAAATGCTATAAAGGTTATAACTGTCAAATTTACCATTGTTATCTGTATATAGCGGAAATCTCCAAGCGGTTTATAGGGTTTCATATTCTTCTATTAGTGTATAATACCTCTTGCAGAATTAATTTTATGTTATAATCGACGTTTGTCTTTGTTTCAGCCAAAAGTTAGAGTTACACGGTTATCTTTGAATTAGCCAGCCCAAAGAACACCAAAAATACATAAATAAAATCTAAAAGTCTCTATCATACCACATAAACAATTTTGCAATAGGTCTATTGTTGTTTGGTTCTTCGATGCTTTCACTACCATCAATGTCAGGACTTATTTTTAATAAAGATTAATCACCAAATGTATATATATTCATTTCCAGAGGAAACTTCTTTGACATTTCAAAGATTTTCATGGCGACATCAAATACCATTTGATATACTTCCAAGTCTTCATGGCTTATAAGAAAGTTCTTTTTCCATTCCCCCTGCTCCCTGCTCCCCTGCTCTCTCTGTGATGATCTCACAAAATCGCGTTGCTCCCATTGGGATGCTCCTAGATTTTGTTAGTGTATATTTTATACGGCGGATCTAGTAAATACAGTAGTCTTAACTTCCATTGTCTCTGTCTCATTTGTATTATTTGATAATTTGCCATACAAGTAAAGATCAACTTGTTTTCCATCTGTAGATATACAAGCATAAAAGCCACCGTCACCTATAAGTCCTGTTGAACAACTTGGGAGTGTCGCTGGAGTTTTAATCCCATCCACCAAAAAGTTATGATCAAAGGTAGTAGCAGAAGTAGGACTGGGACTAGGAACTGTAGTAACATTATTAGGCGTAGGAGTCACAAGAGGAGCCGCAGAACGAATAGGAACAGGATTAGGAACGTTTGAATAACGCCAAATTGAATTTGGCGAATCCCACCCAGTCCAGCTATTAGATCTATAGTAAACAACAGTATATAATCGAGAATTATATACTGAACCGCTTGCAGGATTAGGAACAGGAACTTTTAAGCGCAGAACTCCTGTACCTGAATATATGGTTGTGGTTGGAGATGCAGTAGGTACAGCTACTGTTGTTGCCATTCTAACTTCGTTAGCAATATAATCTAAGGCACGATTTAAGTTAGTACGACGCTCACTATTAAATTCTGCTTTTCGATTTTGTTTCAGTATTCCTACAAATGCAATTCCAACTAAAGCAACTACAATTGACATTATTGCCGCTGCTACTAATAATTCTATTAAAGTAAAGCCTTTGTTAACATCAACATCTGATTTGAGGGTTTTTTGTATGTAAGATTTCATTTCTTTGACTTAGATAATCAATAAATTCCTGCTAAGATAAGATATGGTTTTATTTGCTACAATTGCTAGAACTAGTACCATTATCAGCATAGTTACCAGTTCTAATTAAGCCAAGTGGTTTAGATAAAACTAGACATTTTTTAAAGTTAGGATTGGCAGAAGAAGAAACAACAACTGTGATCTCAGTTGAGCTGTTCCCTAAATAATCAAAATCAATTGTAGTACCTGATGTTGCAAGAGCTACGCTGGTTAGTTCGCGATCGCCCGTTAAAAGACAGCTACTACTGGTGGTACTTGTAATTTTCAAGGTAGATGTATTCAATGTTACGTTACAAGTTAATGATTTAGCTATTGCCTGTCTTTGAGCTTCTTTCATAGCTCCCTCAATGCTAGTTAGTGCAGAATCCACTTTTTTCCTCTGAGACCATGCTAAGTAACTCGGTGCAGAAAAAGCCATAAATATACCGACAATAGCTACTATTACCACTGCTTCAAGGATTGTAAATCCCTGATCATTGGATGCACTGGAATGACGCATTGGGTATTACCTCACTAGCGAGTTTGGCTACAATTTTATTACTACTTGGAGAACCGTTGTTATCTTTGACAACTAAATACCTAACCTGCAAAACATTATAAGGCGCAGCATTAAGATTATTATCATTTCGCATGAGCCAAAGTTTCTTACTGGTATCAGGGATAATGTAAGGATTTGCACCTATGACAGCGCCATAAATAACACTAGAGCCACCTTCGGTAATACTAAATGTTTTTGAACTGTCGATATAAGCACTACCTTGAGTGATTTGCTGCAAATAGTTAGCTAATCCTGTGCTTGCAGAGGTAGCACTACAGACTGTATTGCTTCCGACTCT
It encodes the following:
- a CDS encoding prepilin-type N-terminal cleavage/methylation domain-containing protein → MKSYIQKTLKSDVDVNKGFTLIELLVAAAIMSIVVALVGIAFVGILKQNRKAEFNSERRTNLNRALDYIANEVRMATTVAVPTASPTTTIYSGTGVLRLKVPVPNPASGSVYNSRLYTVVYYRSNSWTGWDSPNSIWRYSNVPNPVPIRSAAPLVTPTPNNVTTVPSPSPTSATTFDHNFLVDGIKTPATLPSCSTGLIGDGGFYACISTDGKQVDLYLYGKLSNNTNETETMEVKTTVFTRSAV
- a CDS encoding pilus assembly FimT family protein codes for the protein MVIVAIVGIFMAFSAPSYLAWSQRKKVDSALTSIEGAMKEAQRQAIAKSLTCNVTLNTSTLKITSTTSSSCLLTGDRELTSVALATSGTTIDFDYLGNSSTEITVVVSSSANPNFKKCLVLSKPLGLIRTGNYADNGTSSSNCSK